The window GTCAGTCGCGGGCCAGGGATACCAGACTTTTATCAAGGTTGTCAAAGCCTCTAATCCAGCCGCGATCGTGGGGTTTGCACAGTGGAAACGTCCCGTGCCTGCAGATCATGATTCGCGCGCGCATAAAGACGCTGAGGATGACAACATAAATTTCCCCGAGGCGTGTGACGGGGAGCTATGTGGGCGGTTTCTCGAAGCGATGGATGTGCAGCACAAAAAATGGATGGGTGAACGGCCTCACTACtgtctgtcttttttttttccctccctATTCTTGAATACTGACATTGGGCTAGATCTGGAGTTGCTGGGTGTTCACCCCGCATTTCAAGGCAAGGGCTTGGCAACTAAGCTATTACAATGGGGCATCTCACGCGCCGATGAGAGTCAGGTGGAGTCATACCTTTCTGCCTCGCCGCAAGGGAAACCGCTGTACGAGAAGTATGGGTTTCAAAGTGTGGGTTCAATTAATCCATTTCCCGGATATGAGCAAGTCAGTATGGTGCGACCTGCCAGAAAGGATTAATAGATCGAGTATGGGATTGTGTTGCAGTTGGTTCCGGGCACATGGACATCCTTTCCTGTGGTTAATCTATCCATGAATGTAGCTATGTTACATGGCTGTCTATAGACATGTTTTCCTTGACCTAGTGTCGACCACAGGGAGTGTAGGACAGAGCTGGCCctcaaagaaaaaaagtcgaCTCGTTGATCTTTTGACACAAAGTGCCTAGTTTCCACTTTGTGCACTTTGTGCCAATCGAGATCCAACGTATAGGGACATCCTCAAAGCTTCATCAGTATGGATCAGCAGTCATCGTCCAAAGGCTGCTTACAAAGGGTTCCACCGCGGGGTTCACTAGTTAACGATGAGTTAGATGTCATGACATCTACTTCAACAATCTTTTACCAAGCAATCCCTCTCTCTCGAAGATTGCTTTCAAGTTGATCGATTCCAACCTTGATCTCCGGGCAGTGACGTCAAGGGCTCAACTATACGCATCAAGCAAAGTGCAGCAACCAAAATGACGAAAGTGTTTATGTGAGTAATACACTCTGCAGGAACTTCACGAAGCCTGTCTCTTGATGTACAGAGCTCACAACGCACAGCACCGGCGTGACCGGCTACATTGGTGGCGATATCCTGGCCGTGCTGACCGCTAAACACCCCGAGTTCTCCTACTCAGTCCTTGTCCGCAGTGCCGAGAAGGGAGACCAAGTCAAGGCCCAATATCCATCTATTCGGATCGTCCACGGTGACCTTGATGATTCTGCACTACTGGAGCGCGAAAGCGCTTCAGCTGATATTGTATTGCGTGAGTACTGTTTGGAATCCCACACAGTGCTGGCCATTAATCACCCAGACGACAGATAATGCCGACGCCTCAGACCATGTGGGATCCGCCAAGGCTATTGCTGCTGGGCTAGTTGCCGGACACACGAGAGAAAACCCTGGCTACTGGCTGCATACCGGTGGCACTGGCATCCTCACATTTGAAGATTCCGACTCGGGCGAGTTTGGCCCCAGCGACAAAGTATACGACGACTgggatggagtggaagaaCTTTTAAACCTCCCAGACCACGCCTTTCATCGGAATGTGGACCAGATTGTCCTGGACGCGGCAGCAAAATATGCAGACGTGCTCAAAGTAGCCCTGGTCTGCCCTCCGACAATCTACGGTTTGTCACTTGCATTATCCGCGAGGAAGAAAACATGTGCTGAAAATCAAAACAGGTAGAGGACGCGGTCCTGTTTCCCAGCGTGGCCGACAAGTCTACGAACTGGCA of the Penicillium psychrofluorescens genome assembly, chromosome: 1 genome contains:
- a CDS encoding uncharacterized protein (ID:PFLUO_001452-T1.cds;~source:funannotate), whose amino-acid sequence is MAFEILPAEAKDAAQFVDVFIAAFNDEFNRTMFPHTPEVRDWLIAEFFGTGMARSVAGQGYQTFIKVVKASNPAAIVGFAQWKRPVPADHDSRAHKDAEDDNINFPEACDGELCGRFLEAMDVQHKKWMGERPHYYLELLGVHPAFQGKGLATKLLQWGISRADESQVESYLSASPQGKPLYEKYGFQSGHPQSFIKLTTHSTGVTGYIGGDILAVLTAKHPEFSYSVLVRSAEKGDQVKAQYPSIRIVHGDLDDSALLERESASADIVLHNADASDHVGSAKAIAAGLVAGHTRENPGYWLHTGGTGILTFEDSDSGEFGPSDKVYDDWDGVEELLNLPDHAFHRNVDQIVLDAAAKYADVLKVALVCPPTIYGRGRGPVSQRGRQVYELANVTLRLKKGPIIGAGKSIWNNVHVHDLSDVYALLVDAAIAGRTDSGLWGAKTYYLTENGEHCWGELAQTTAEVAARLGYLPEAKAEPIDLESAKQYAGFESLSWGMNSRGRSERARQILGWKPYRPSLVEELPEILRNEWQRLQK